A region of Centropristis striata isolate RG_2023a ecotype Rhode Island chromosome 17, C.striata_1.0, whole genome shotgun sequence DNA encodes the following proteins:
- the tspan5a gene encoding tetraspanin-5a isoform X1 — protein MSGNHYKGNEVSCCIKYFIFGFNILFWLLGMALVGIGLWAWSEKGVLSNISSITDLGGLDPVWLFMVVGGVMFILGFAGCIGALRENTFLLKFFSVFLGIIFFLELTTGVLAFVFKDWIKDQLNLFINNNIRAYRDDIDLQNLIDFTQEYWECCGAFGADDWNLNIYFNCTDGNPSREKCGVPFSCCTKDPAEDVINTQCGYDIRAKPDSEQKDSINVKGCVPQFEKWLQDNLTLVAGIFIGVALLQIFGICLAQNLVSDIEAVRASWVPPSLATRRLPPQSGKKASAYYS, from the exons ATGTCGGGGAATCATTACAAAGGCAACGAAGTCAGCTGCTGCATCAAATACTTCATTTTTGGATTCAACATCCTGTTTTGG CTGCTGGGCATGGCCTTAGTTGGAATTGGACTCTGGGCATGGAGTGAGAAG GGGGTTCTGTCCAACATCTCGTCCATCACAGACCTGGGGGGTCTGGACCCAGTCTGGCTTTTCATGGTGGTTGGGGGGGTCATGTTCATTCTGGGCTTCGCAGGATGCATTGGAGCCCTGCGGGAGAACACCTTCCTCCTCAAGTTT TTCTCTGTGTTCCTGGGAATTATCTTTTTCTTGGAGCTGACAACAGGAGTCCTTGCGTTTGTCTTTAAGGACTGGATTAAAGACCAGCTGAACCTTTTTATCAACAACAATATCCGGGCGTACCGAGATGACATCGATCTCCAGAACCTCATCGATTTCACTCAGGAATAC TGGGAATGCTGCGGGGCGTTCGGAGCAGACGACTGGAACCTCAACATCTATTTTAACTGTACTGACGGGAATCCCAGTCGGGAAAAGTGTGGAGTTCCCTTTTCCTGTTGCACAAAGGACCCAGCG GAGGATGTAATAAACACTCAATGTGGATACGACATACGAGCTAAACCG GACTCGGAGCAGAAGGACTCCATCAATGTGAAAGGCTGCGTGCCTCAGTTTGAGAAGTGGCTCCAGGACAACCTGACCTTGGTGGCTGGGATCTTCATTGGAGTTGCATTGCTGCAG ATTTTTGGGATTTGTTTGGCCCAAAACTTAGTAAGCGACATCGAAGCCGTGCGGGCAAGCTG GGTGCCCCCCTCCCTCGCCACGCGTCGGCTTCCGCCTCAGTCCGGCAAGAAAGCATCGGCTTACTACTcatga
- the tspan5a gene encoding tetraspanin-5a isoform X2, translating to MSGNHYKGNEVSCCIKYFIFGFNILFWLLGMALVGIGLWAWSEKGVLSNISSITDLGGLDPVWLFMVVGGVMFILGFAGCIGALRENTFLLKFFSVFLGIIFFLELTTGVLAFVFKDWIKDQLNLFINNNIRAYRDDIDLQNLIDFTQEYWECCGAFGADDWNLNIYFNCTDGNPSREKCGVPFSCCTKDPAEDVINTQCGYDIRAKPDSEQKDSINVKGCVPQFEKWLQDNLTLVAGIFIGVALLQIFGICLAQNLVSDIEAVRASCFFT from the exons ATGTCGGGGAATCATTACAAAGGCAACGAAGTCAGCTGCTGCATCAAATACTTCATTTTTGGATTCAACATCCTGTTTTGG CTGCTGGGCATGGCCTTAGTTGGAATTGGACTCTGGGCATGGAGTGAGAAG GGGGTTCTGTCCAACATCTCGTCCATCACAGACCTGGGGGGTCTGGACCCAGTCTGGCTTTTCATGGTGGTTGGGGGGGTCATGTTCATTCTGGGCTTCGCAGGATGCATTGGAGCCCTGCGGGAGAACACCTTCCTCCTCAAGTTT TTCTCTGTGTTCCTGGGAATTATCTTTTTCTTGGAGCTGACAACAGGAGTCCTTGCGTTTGTCTTTAAGGACTGGATTAAAGACCAGCTGAACCTTTTTATCAACAACAATATCCGGGCGTACCGAGATGACATCGATCTCCAGAACCTCATCGATTTCACTCAGGAATAC TGGGAATGCTGCGGGGCGTTCGGAGCAGACGACTGGAACCTCAACATCTATTTTAACTGTACTGACGGGAATCCCAGTCGGGAAAAGTGTGGAGTTCCCTTTTCCTGTTGCACAAAGGACCCAGCG GAGGATGTAATAAACACTCAATGTGGATACGACATACGAGCTAAACCG GACTCGGAGCAGAAGGACTCCATCAATGTGAAAGGCTGCGTGCCTCAGTTTGAGAAGTGGCTCCAGGACAACCTGACCTTGGTGGCTGGGATCTTCATTGGAGTTGCATTGCTGCAG ATTTTTGGGATTTGTTTGGCCCAAAACTTAGTAAGCGACATCGAAGCCGTGCGGGCAAGCTG
- the LOC131989265 gene encoding uncharacterized protein LOC131989265: MFRGQSVSLSCEEDDSSAGWTLRRNTTDETRTQCGADWGRSAGSSCNISYTIKWDSGVYWCESREGATSNTINITVTGGPVILQSPVLPVMEGHDVTLRCKTKTSSNLPAGFYKDGSFIRTEPEGHMTIHHVSRSDEGLYKCNISSVGESEPSWVTVTETPSPPTEAPPPATEAPPPASGPLHLMLRLVCHLVVFCPYCISTFIMVSLYRHRATGNDRPVSVVMTPPTQADEGLDDEAAAAAFTEETVVLTSLNQQTFKLSDVTSQSGTMGQTSLQRLLFLSSLLICTTNQASLTVSPSSSQMFEGQFVSLSCEEDDSSAGWTLRRNTTDETRIQCGDKWGRSAGSSCNISYIFPWDSGVYWCESREGATSNTINITVTDGPVILQSPVLPVMEGHDVTLRCETETSSNLPAGFYKDGSFIRTEPEGHMTIHHVSRSDEGLYKCNISSVGESEPSWVTVTETPSPPTEAPPPAYADLHLVLRLVCHLVVFCPYCISTFIMVSLYRHRATGNDWPVSMAMIPPTQADEGLDDEYDDVIPVVTTEHHF; encoded by the exons ATGTTTAGAGgacagtctgtctctctgagctgTGAGGAGGACGACAGCTCTGCTGGATGGACTCTGAGGAGGAACACAACTGATGAAACCAGGACTCAGTGTGGAGCTGATTGGGGACGATCAGCTGGTTCATCCTGTAACATCAGCTACACTATTAAATGGGACAGTGGAGTTTACTGGTGTGAGTCCAGAGAGGGAGCAACCAGTAACACCATCAACATCACTGTCACTG GTGGTCCAGTGATCCTGCAGAGTCCTGTCCTCCCTGTGATGGAGGGACATGATGTCACTCTGCGCTGTAAAACAAAGACGTCCTCCAACCTCCCAGCTGGTTTCTATAAAGATGGCTCCTTCATCAGGACTGAGCCTGAAGGTCACATGACCATCCACCATGTTTCCAGGTCTGATGAAGGTCTCTACAAGTGTAACATCAGCAGTGTTGGAGAGTCTGAACCCAGCTGGGTCACTGTCACAG AAACACCCTCACCTCCCACTGAAGCTCCGCCCCCTGCCACTGAAGCCCCGCCTCCTGCCTCCGGCCCCCTCCACCTTATGCTCCGACTGGTCTGCCACCTGGTGGTGTTCTGTCCATACTGCATCTCCACTTTCATCATGGTGTCTTTATATCGACACAGAGCCACAG GAAATGACCGGCCCGTCTCCGTGGTGATGACTCCGCCCACCCAGGCTGACGAGGGATTGGATGATGA GGCTGCTGCAGCCGCCTTCACAGAGGAAACGGTGGTTTTAACTTCTCTGAACCAACAAACATTCAAATTGTCTGATGTCACATCTCAGAGTGGTACGATGGGGCAAACATCTCTTCAGCGGCTCCTCT TTCTGAGCTCACTGCTGATCTGCACCACAAACCAAG CCTCTCTGACTGTGAGTCCCAGCAGCTCTCAGATGTTTGAAGGACAGTTTGTCTCTCTGAGCTGTGAGGAGGACGACAGCTCTGCTGGATGGACTCTGAGGAGGAACACAACTGATGAAACCAGGATTCAGTGTGGAGATAAGTGGGGACGATCAGCTGGTTCATCCTGTAACATCAGCTACATCTTTCCATGGGACAGTGGAGTTTACTGGTGTGAGTCCAGAGAGGGAGCAACCAGTAACACCATCAACATCACTGTCACTG ATGGTCCAGTGATCCTGCAGAGTCCTGTCCTCCCTGTGATGGAGGGACATGATGTCACTCTGCGCTGTGAAACAGAGACGTCCTCCAACCTCCCAGCTGGTTTCTATAAAGATGGCTCCTTCATCAGGACTGAACCTGAGGGTCACATGACCATCCACCATGTTTCCAGGTCTGATGAAGGTCTCTACAAGTGTAACATCAGCAGTGTTGGAGAGTCTGAACCCAGCTGGGTCACTGTCACAG AAACACCCTCACCTCCCACTGAAGCCCCGCCTCCTGCCTACGCCGACCTCCACCTTGTGCTCCGACTGGTCTGCCACCTGGTGGTGTTCTGTCCGTACTGCATCTCCACTTTCATCATGGTGTCTTTATATCGACACAGAGCCACAG GAAATGACTGGCCCGTCTCCATGGCGATGATTCCGCCCACCCAGGCTGACGAGGGATTGGATGATGAgtatgatgatgtcatcccTGTTGTCACCACAGAGCATCACTTCTAA